Part of the Kitasatospora sp. NBC_01266 genome, TGCGCCAGCGAGAGCCCGAAGAGCACCGAGCCGAAGGCCGCGGTGACCAGCGCGCCGGGCAGCGTGAAGGAGGCGTAGGCACCGGCCGCGCCGAGCACCACCGAGGCGGCCGGGACCGGCAGCGTCGCGTAGTGGTCCAGGCCGCCGGTGGCGCGCAGCTTGCCGAAGTACTGGGCGAGCAGGTTCAGCGCCACGAAGGCGACCACCAGCACGCTGGAGCCCGCCACCACGGCACGCGCCGACGGGTTGTCGCCGCCGTCCACCACGCCGCGCATCATCACCAGGATGCCGACCGACTGGAAGGTGGCGACGAACATCAGCGGGATCCGGGCCACCTTGGCGCGGGCCAGCTGGGCCCGGTAGACGGCCGCCAGGGCCGGCAGCAGCCGGGCGGCGGGGGCCAGCGGGGCGGCGAGCGGGGCGGCCTTGACGGGTGTGGGGGTGAGTACGGTCACTTCGCCAGTCCTTGGTGGCGGCCGCCGAGCCGGAGGTAGACGTCCTCCAGGCTCGGGGTGGCCAGGGTGAAGTCGTCCAGTGCCGCGAAGGCCGGTCCGGTGGTGACGGCGGCGACCAGCTCCCTGGCCTCCTCCGGGGTCGTGCGCAGGGTCCAGCGCCGTCCGGTGCGCTCCGCGCGCTCGGCCAGCCGGGCGACGGCGGGCACCTCCAGCGGCGGCTCGCCGCGCCAGACCAGGTCGAGCCGGACGTCGCCGTCGACCAGCGCCTTCAGGCCGCCGGGCGTGTCGCAGGCGATCACCCGGCCCTCGTCCAGCACGGCGACCCGGTCGAGCACCGTCTCGGCCTCGATCACGTTGTGGGTGACCAGCAGCACGGTGGTGCCGCGCTCGGCCCGGCGGCGGTCCACGGCCGACCAGACGGCGCGCCGGGCCACCGGGTCCATGCCGGTGGTCGGCTCGTCCAGCACCAGCAGCGGGCGTTCGCCGACCAGGGTGGCGGCGAAGCAGGCCAGCCGGCGCTGGCCGCCGGAGAGCTTGGCCAGCGGGCGGGCGGCCAGTTGCTCCAGCCCCAGCTCGGCGAGCACCTCGGCGCTCTGGGCGCGGGCGGCGGCCCGGCTCAGGCCACGCAGCCGACCGGTCGTCTCGGCGGCCAGCGCCACCGTCAGTTCGTCGAGCGCGGTGGACTCCTGGCCCAGGTAGCCGAGCAGCCGGGCGGCCCGGTCCGGGTGGCGGACCACGTCGTGGCCGAGGATCTCGACGCTGCCCGCGTCCGGGCGCAGCAGACCGGTGAGCTGGCGGACCAGCGTGGACTTGCCGGCGCCGTTGGGGCCGAGCAGCCCGAAGATCTCGCCCTGGCGGATCTCCAGGTCGACCCCGTCGTTGGCCCGGATCTCGCCGTGGCTCTTGGTGAGGCCCCGGACGGAGCAGCAGGGCAGGGGGGCTTCACTCACGAGCGAAGACTCTACGCGTCGACCATGAGGAATCCTGACCAGGGGGCGAGCCAGGGGCGAGCAGCCGCTGGTCAGTCGTCCACCACGACCAGCTCGCCGCCCGGCACCCGGGCCGCCAGCTCCTTCCAGAAGCCGGCCCGGATCGCGTAGCGGTCGTGCTCGTCGATCTGGTCGTCCTTGTGGGCGAGCAGGCCGAACCGGGCCGCGTAGCGCAGCAGCTCGCCGTCGACCCGGTGCGGGATGCGCGGATAGTCGGACCACATCATGGTCAGCCGCTCGCGGTCGCCCAGACGCTCGGTCCAGCGGCGGGCGAAGACCTGGCCGACCTCGTGCGGGTCGCCGCCGATCGCGGTGATGTCCTCCTCGCGGTCGGCCCAGCGCTGTTCGGCGGTGGTGAGCTGGGCCAGCGTGGGCAGCGCGTCGCCGGCCGTGGGGGCCTCGGCGGGGCGGTCCACCCAGCCCCGGTCGGAGGACCAGCGCAGCACCGGGCCGTTGCCGGCGGCGGCGCCCGGCTGGTGCTGGTGCTGCGGCTGGGCGGCGGTGCGGCCGGCCAGGTCCTTGGGGGTGGGGACGACCTTCAGCGCGGTGGGCGGCAGGGCGGCGGGCTCGGCCGGCTGGTCCGGCGCCTCGGCGGCGGCCGGCGGCGCGGCGGAGGGCGCGGCCGGCGGCGCGGCGAGGATCTTGGCGATCTCCGGACGCGGCCCGGCCGGCGGGAAGGCGAGGGCCGGGTCGCGCAGCCGCACCGATCGGGTGATCCACTCCCGGTCCAGCACCCGGCGCTCGTCGGCCTCGCCGACCAGGTCCTCGGACTGGTTGAAGTCGCCGTCAGCGGCCTGCAGCGCCCACAGGTGGACGGCCACGCCGTGCTCCTTGGCGGACATCATGCCGGGCAGCAGATCGCCGTCGCCGGTGACCAGCACCACGTCCGCGCAGGCCCGGTTGCGGGCCAGTTCGGAGAGCTCGGCGTGCATCGCGGCGTCCACGCCCTTCTGCACCCAGCGGCCCTCGGCCCGGGTGAGCGCGCCGAGCCGCACGGTGACCCGGGGCAGCACCCGCAGCCTGCGGTGCTCGGGCATCGGACGGCGCTCGGGGGCCGCGTCGAACCAGTAGATCCGCAGCAGCGGCAGGCCGGTCTCCTCCTCGGCCCGCTCGCGCAGCGAGGCGATCAGCGCGGTGTGGTCCACCGTCACCCGGGACCGGGCGGGCTCGCCGGCGAGCAGGCTGGCAGCGGCGCCCAGCAGGTATCCCGCGTCCACCAGGACGACGCAGCGGTCCATGAGGTACCCCTCTTCCTGTGCTCTGCCGCTGAGCACGGGCAGTCCGTGCAGTCTGCCCGAGCGAGCCTCACCTGGGCACCCTGCCGGACCGTTGCGGTCTCCTTTACCCCCCGAAGGCGTGGTGAATCACCCGGCTGCGTCGCCCGTCACCCGGCTGCGCGGGCCTGGTCGTAGGCCACCTGGGCGGCGCGGATGGTGCCGCGGCGCCGCTCGGCCCAGGCGGTCAGGTTCGTCAGGTACTCGTTCAACTCCGCCCCCACCGCGGTCAGCGAGTACTCCACCTTGGGCGGGGCGGTCGGATAGACGGTGCGCAGCAGCAGCCCGTCGCGCTCCAGATTGCGCAGCGTCAGGGTGAGCATCCGGCGGCTGATGCCCTCGATCCGGCGCTCCAGCTCGGTGAAGCGGATCGGGCCGCCGAGGCCGCCGAAGCCCCGGCCCTGGTCCACTGAGCCGCCGCAGAAAGACCGCGGAGACACCGCAGGGCCACCACGGGGACACCGGTAGAGACACCGCAGGGCGCCTGACCAGCCGTCAGGCGCCCTGCGGTCCTTGACCGGCCTCAGCCGCGCCGGGCCGCCACCAGCTCGGCGATCTGCACCGCGTTCAGCGCCGCGCCCTTGCGCAGGTTGTCGTTGGAGAGGAAGAGCGAGATGCCGTGCTCCGCCGTCTCGTCCCGGCGGATCCGGCCCACATAGGTCGGGTCCTGGCCGGCCGCCTGCAGCGGGGTCGGGATCTCGGTCAGCTGCACGCCGGGCGCGTCCGCCAGCAGCTCGGCCACCCGCTCGGGGCTGATCGGCCGCGCGAAGCGGGCGTTGACCTGCAGCGAGTGGCCGGTGAAGACCGGCACCCGGACGCAGGTGCCGGAGACCTTGAGCTCCGGGATGCCGAGGATCTTGCGGCTCTCGTGGCGCAGCTTCTGCTCCTCGTCGGTCTCGTTCAGACCGTCGTCGACGATCGAACCGGCCAGCGGGAGCACGTTGAAGGCGATCGGGCGGCGGTAGACCTGCGGCTCGGGGAACTCGACGTTGGAGCCGCCGTGGGTCAGCGCGGCGGCGCCGTCCACCACCTTGCTGGCCTGCTGCTGCAGTTCGGCGACGCCGGCCAGGCCGCTGCCGGAGACCGCCTGGTAGGTGGCCACGACGAGCCCGGTCAGCTCGGCCTCCTGGTGCAGCGGGCGGAGCACCGGCATCGCGGCCATCGTGGTGCAGTTCGGGTTGGCGATGATGCCCTTGGGCAGGTGGGCGATCGCCTCCGGGTTGACCTCGCTGACCACCAGCGGGACCTCGGGGTCACGGCGCCAGGCGGAGGAGTTGTCGATCACCACGGCACCGGCCGCGGCCACCTTGGGGGCCAGCTCCTTGGAGGTCGAACCGCCGGCCGAGAAGATCACGATGTCCAGGCCGGTGTAGTCGGCGGTGGCCGCGTCCTCCACCGTGACCTCGGTGCCCTGCCACGGCAGCGTCTTGCCGGCCGACCGGGCCGAGGCGAACAGCCGCAGCTCGGTCACCGGGAACGACCGCTCCGCCAGGATCTCCCGGACCACGCCGCCGACCTGGCCGGTGGCACCCACGATGCCGATCTTCATCCGTACTTCCTCCTCCGGTCTACTGCTCTGCTTCATCTTGCCCGCTGCCTGGCCTTTTGCCGCACCGTATTCACCTGGTGGACAGCTGCGGCGCGAGCAGCGGTTCCAGTGCCGCCAGCGCCCGGTCCACGCCCGCCGGGCTCGCGGGCAGCAGCGGCAGCCGCACCGCCGGGCTCGGGATCCGACCCAGGGCGTGCAGCGCGCCCTTGATCACCGCAGGGTTCGGCTCGGCGAACAGGGCCGCCGAGAGCGCGGCCAGCCGGTGCCCCAACTCCCGGGCCCGTGCCACGTCTCCGGACCGCCAGGCGTCGGCCAGCGCGACGAACCGCCCGGTGGCCAGGTGCGCGGAGGCCAGGATCGCGCCCGGCGCGCCGAGCGCGAGCAGCGGCGAGACCACCGCGTCGTCGCCGCCCAGCACCGCGAAGTCGGGCGGCGCGGCGGCCAGCAGGGCGACCGCCTGCGGGTCGAGGGCGCCAGTGGCGTACTTCACACCCGCGATGCCCGGCAGTCGGGCGAGCGCGCACAGGGTCTCGGCGGTCAGCCACTGCCCGGTGCGCTGCGGGACGTGATAGACGATCACCGGCACCGGGCTGCGCGCCGCCAGCTGCTCGAACCAGGCCAGCACCCCGGCGTCCCCGGGGCGGACGAAGGCCGGCACCGGGGCGAGCGCGGCGACCACCTCGGGGTGCTCCGCCAGCCCGGCCAGCGTCCGCAGGCTCTCCCGCATCCCGCCGCCCGCGCCGACCACCAGCGGCGCCCCGCGCTCGCGGCAGACCCGGGCGCAGACCTCGACCACCGCGGCCCGCTCGGCCGGGTCCAGCGCGCTGGGCTCGCCGGTGGTGCCGAGCGCGACCAGCCCGGCCGCCCCCTCGTCCAGCACGTCGCGGGCGAGCTGCTCCAGCGCGTCCAGGGCCAGGGTGTCGGCGGCGGTGAACGGAGTGATCAGCGGGACGAGGATCCCGCGCGGCGATTGGCTCATGCCCCGATCCTCACCGGGCGCCGCTGTGCGGGTCCAGTTCGCGTTTCCACCGCAAACCGTAAGCTGTGCCGATGCTCGATGTCCGCCGCCTGCGGCTCCTGCGGGAGCTGGCCCACCGGGGCACCATCGCCGCCGTCGCCGAGGCGCTGGCGTTCAGCCCCTCCGCCGTCTCCCAGCAGCTCTCCGCGCTGGAACGCGAGGCGGGGGTCGCACTGCTGGAGCGCACCGGGCGGCGGGTGGCGCTCACCCCGGCCGCGCACAACCTGGTGCGGCACGCCGAGGCCGTGCTGGCCCACCTGGAGCAGGCCGCGGCCGAGCTGGCCGAGTCCCGGCGCGGCCCGGCCGGACCGCTGCGGATCGGCACCTTCCCGTCCGCCGCCCGGGTGGTGATCCCGCCGGCCCTGGTGCTGCTGGCCGAGCGCTGCCCCGAGCTGGAGCCGATGGTCGCCGAGGTGGACCCGGCGGGCGTGGCCGACCTGCTGCGCGCGGGCGAGCTGGACGTCGCCCTGGTGCACGACTACGACTTCGTCCCCGCCCCCGCCGAATCCGGCATCGACAGCGAGCCGCTGTTCGCCGAGGCGATGTACCTCGCCACCACCGCGCCCGGCCCCGGCACCCTCGCGGCCCACAGCGACGCCCCGTGGATCCTGGCCACCCACGGCACCCTCTGCCACGCGATGGCCGTGCGCGCCTGCCAGGCGGCCGGCTTCACCCCGCGGATCCGGCACCGGGTCGACGACTTCGCCACCGTGCTCGCCCTGGTCGCGGCGGGCCAGGGCGCCGCCCTGGTCCCCGAACTCGGCCTGCTGGACCCGCCGCCCACCGTCCGGCTGCACCGCCTGCCGATGTCCCGGCGCACCGCCGTCACCTTCCGCCACGGTGCGGGCGGCCACCCCGCGATCACCGCCTTCGGCTCGGCGGTCCGCGACGCGCTGCCGACCGCACTGCGGAGTTGACGCGTGTTCAGGTCAAGGAGCGTTCAAAGGGCTGGTCTACGACCGGTCAAGCTGCCGTTCGCGTAACAGTTATGATCAAACTCTTTTCGCCGCCCGTCTCGCGCGTATAGAACAACTGAGGGTAAGTCCCCACGAGACAAGCGAGCGGCTTCATGAGCAACGACCAGCCCCCGGGCTACGGCTACCCGTCCGACCCGCAGAACCCCTACGGCCAGCAGCCGCCGCAGAACCCCTACGGCCAGCAGCCTCCCGGCTTCGGCCAGCAGCCTCCCGGTTACGCTCAGCAGCCGCCTGGCTACGGCCAGCAGCCCCCCGGTTGGATGGCGCCCCCGAACCCCTACGGCCCGCCCGCCCCCGGCACCCGACAGCTCGCCTCCATACTCGACCGCTTCCTGGCCCGGCTGATCGACCTCGCCGTGCTGCTCATCCCGATCTTCCTGATCGAGGTCGTCGCCGCCGCCGCAGTGGGCCAGATCGTGGCGAGCATCCTCGGCGCGGCCCTGGTCTTCCTCTACGAGATCGCGATGCTGCTCACCCAGAACCAGCAGACGGTCGGCAAGAAGGCGATGAAGCTCCGCGTGGTCTCGCTGGCCACCGGCGGGCGCCCCACCGACAACGAGCTGTGGACCCGCGCGGCGGTCTACGGGCTGCCCCAGGCGGTCTACTGCCTGGGCTCGCTGTTCAGCCTGCTCGACTCGCTCTGGCTGCTCTGGGACAAGCCGAACCAGCAGTGCCTGCACGACAAGGCAGCCAAGACTGTAGTGGTCAAGGAAGCCTGAATCAAGGCGAGTTGAATGCGACGGCCGGGCCCGGTAGGGTCCGGCCGTCGCCGTCTGCGGCAGCTGTGAGCGCGGTCACCCCGGGGTGGCCGAGCGCCCCCGGTGGCCCGAGTGGCGGCAGACGACCAGAGTGGCCGGCGCGCTAGGGTGGATAGCCTCCCAGCCGCTGACCTACTCCGAGGAGCCGTCCCCCGTGGCCGACAGCTTCGTGCACCTCCATGTCCACACCGAGTACTCGATGCTGGACGGAGCGG contains:
- a CDS encoding ABC transporter permease — encoded protein: MTVLTPTPVKAAPLAAPLAPAARLLPALAAVYRAQLARAKVARIPLMFVATFQSVGILVMMRGVVDGGDNPSARAVVAGSSVLVVAFVALNLLAQYFGKLRATGGLDHYATLPVPAASVVLGAAGAYASFTLPGALVTAAFGSVLFGLSLAHVWVLLAVVPLAGAALSGLGAALGLLAPKQELATMAGQLGMSAALLLGVLPASHLPAAVRALRDLLPSTYGVDAFAATFARHPDWPLVLVDLAVCAGVGVLSLTLATWSYRRATTR
- a CDS encoding RDD family protein; its protein translation is MSNDQPPGYGYPSDPQNPYGQQPPQNPYGQQPPGFGQQPPGYAQQPPGYGQQPPGWMAPPNPYGPPAPGTRQLASILDRFLARLIDLAVLLIPIFLIEVVAAAAVGQIVASILGAALVFLYEIAMLLTQNQQTVGKKAMKLRVVSLATGGRPTDNELWTRAAVYGLPQAVYCLGSLFSLLDSLWLLWDKPNQQCLHDKAAKTVVVKEA
- a CDS encoding NYN domain-containing protein, with amino-acid sequence MDRCVVLVDAGYLLGAAASLLAGEPARSRVTVDHTALIASLRERAEEETGLPLLRIYWFDAAPERRPMPEHRRLRVLPRVTVRLGALTRAEGRWVQKGVDAAMHAELSELARNRACADVVLVTGDGDLLPGMMSAKEHGVAVHLWALQAADGDFNQSEDLVGEADERRVLDREWITRSVRLRDPALAFPPAGPRPEIAKILAAPPAAPSAAPPAAAEAPDQPAEPAALPPTALKVVPTPKDLAGRTAAQPQHQHQPGAAAGNGPVLRWSSDRGWVDRPAEAPTAGDALPTLAQLTTAEQRWADREEDITAIGGDPHEVGQVFARRWTERLGDRERLTMMWSDYPRIPHRVDGELLRYAARFGLLAHKDDQIDEHDRYAIRAGFWKELAARVPGGELVVVDD
- a CDS encoding aspartate-semialdehyde dehydrogenase, yielding MKIGIVGATGQVGGVVREILAERSFPVTELRLFASARSAGKTLPWQGTEVTVEDAATADYTGLDIVIFSAGGSTSKELAPKVAAAGAVVIDNSSAWRRDPEVPLVVSEVNPEAIAHLPKGIIANPNCTTMAAMPVLRPLHQEAELTGLVVATYQAVSGSGLAGVAELQQQASKVVDGAAALTHGGSNVEFPEPQVYRRPIAFNVLPLAGSIVDDGLNETDEEQKLRHESRKILGIPELKVSGTCVRVPVFTGHSLQVNARFARPISPERVAELLADAPGVQLTEIPTPLQAAGQDPTYVGRIRRDETAEHGISLFLSNDNLRKGAALNAVQIAELVAARRG
- a CDS encoding winged helix-turn-helix transcriptional regulator — protein: MDQGRGFGGLGGPIRFTELERRIEGISRRMLTLTLRNLERDGLLLRTVYPTAPPKVEYSLTAVGAELNEYLTNLTAWAERRRGTIRAAQVAYDQARAAG
- a CDS encoding LysR family transcriptional regulator, which gives rise to MLDVRRLRLLRELAHRGTIAAVAEALAFSPSAVSQQLSALEREAGVALLERTGRRVALTPAAHNLVRHAEAVLAHLEQAAAELAESRRGPAGPLRIGTFPSAARVVIPPALVLLAERCPELEPMVAEVDPAGVADLLRAGELDVALVHDYDFVPAPAESGIDSEPLFAEAMYLATTAPGPGTLAAHSDAPWILATHGTLCHAMAVRACQAAGFTPRIRHRVDDFATVLALVAAGQGAALVPELGLLDPPPTVRLHRLPMSRRTAVTFRHGAGGHPAITAFGSAVRDALPTALRS
- a CDS encoding ABC transporter ATP-binding protein, coding for MSEAPLPCCSVRGLTKSHGEIRANDGVDLEIRQGEIFGLLGPNGAGKSTLVRQLTGLLRPDAGSVEILGHDVVRHPDRAARLLGYLGQESTALDELTVALAAETTGRLRGLSRAAARAQSAEVLAELGLEQLAARPLAKLSGGQRRLACFAATLVGERPLLVLDEPTTGMDPVARRAVWSAVDRRRAERGTTVLLVTHNVIEAETVLDRVAVLDEGRVIACDTPGGLKALVDGDVRLDLVWRGEPPLEVPAVARLAERAERTGRRWTLRTTPEEARELVAAVTTGPAFAALDDFTLATPSLEDVYLRLGGRHQGLAK
- a CDS encoding dihydrodipicolinate synthase family protein produces the protein MSQSPRGILVPLITPFTAADTLALDALEQLARDVLDEGAAGLVALGTTGEPSALDPAERAAVVEVCARVCRERGAPLVVGAGGGMRESLRTLAGLAEHPEVVAALAPVPAFVRPGDAGVLAWFEQLAARSPVPVIVYHVPQRTGQWLTAETLCALARLPGIAGVKYATGALDPQAVALLAAAPPDFAVLGGDDAVVSPLLALGAPGAILASAHLATGRFVALADAWRSGDVARARELGHRLAALSAALFAEPNPAVIKGALHALGRIPSPAVRLPLLPASPAGVDRALAALEPLLAPQLSTR